A window of Methanomassiliicoccus luminyensis B10 contains these coding sequences:
- a CDS encoding TATA-box-binding protein, whose product MAKIKIENVVASTSLGEELDLQAIALALEGAEYEPEQFPGLIYRLKEPKTATLLFRSGKVVCTGAKSLENVKVAINKVAKQIEKAGIKIRDEPKVEVQNIVASSDLGQEINLNAIAISLGLERVEYEPEQFPGLVYRLDEPKVVVLLFGSGKLVCTGARKPHDVEAAVTKITVELKSAGLLR is encoded by the coding sequence GTGGCCAAGATCAAGATAGAGAACGTTGTCGCTTCCACGTCCCTTGGTGAAGAGCTTGACCTGCAGGCGATCGCCCTCGCCCTCGAGGGAGCAGAGTACGAGCCGGAGCAGTTCCCGGGGCTTATATACAGGTTGAAGGAGCCCAAGACCGCCACGCTGCTGTTCAGGAGCGGCAAGGTGGTATGCACCGGGGCCAAGAGCCTGGAAAACGTCAAAGTGGCCATCAACAAGGTCGCCAAGCAGATCGAGAAGGCGGGCATCAAGATCAGGGACGAACCCAAGGTGGAGGTCCAGAACATAGTGGCGTCCTCGGACCTGGGACAGGAGATCAACCTCAACGCTATCGCCATCTCCCTTGGCCTGGAGAGGGTGGAATATGAGCCGGAGCAGTTCCCGGGGTTGGTCTATCGCCTGGACGAGCCCAAAGTGGTGGTCCTGCTGTTCGGCTCCGGCAAGCTGGTGTGCACCGGCGCCAGGAAGCCCCATGACGTGGAGGCCGCGGTCACCAAGATCACCGTAGAACTCAAGTCCGCCGGGCTGCTGCGCTGA
- a CDS encoding ribbon-helix-helix protein, CopG family: MSDTERITIRIPSDKVDALESLVKDGSFPTISDAIRAAIDSFVESHFTPEHIERVTVELPKGNVVELESLVKDGDSVSIDDAIRNAVREYTRKRLTRAVEEMH, encoded by the coding sequence ATGAGCGACACTGAAAGGATCACCATCAGGATACCGAGCGACAAGGTCGACGCACTTGAGTCACTGGTGAAGGACGGTAGCTTCCCCACCATCTCCGACGCGATACGCGCGGCCATCGACAGCTTCGTGGAGAGCCACTTCACTCCTGAGCACATCGAGAGGGTCACCGTGGAGCTGCCCAAGGGCAACGTGGTGGAGCTGGAATCCCTGGTGAAGGACGGTGACTCCGTTTCCATCGACGACGCCATCCGCAATGCGGTGCGCGAGTACACGCGGAAGAGGCTGACCCGGGCAGTGGAAGAGATGCACTAG
- the ftsZ gene encoding cell division protein FtsZ, giving the protein MKSLVEEALARESAAGPGFGSPVAAAGPAVAQVSSADEELLALLQKLKTNIKIIGCGGGGTNTINRIAQEGITGAELYAANTDAQHLLAIQAPHKILMGRRSTRGLGAGALPKVGEEAAMEAEDDIRKSLVESHIVFVTAGMGGGTGTGSAPYVAKIAKDMGALTIAVTTLPFKGEGKMRMENAEWGLERLRNAADTVIVIPNDKLLELVPRLSINAAFKVADEVLMRAIKGITELITKPGLVNLDFNDVKTIMKGAGVAMIGLGESNGQTDDRATEAIEDALNSPLLDVDVSSASGVLVNVVGGADMTIAEAQKVAEILQTKVSGSARIIWGAAVDPAIDHKIRVMVVITGVKSKQILGRGNDGPSRLKDTDVDFIK; this is encoded by the coding sequence ATGAAATCTTTGGTCGAGGAAGCGCTGGCTAGAGAAAGCGCTGCCGGTCCGGGCTTCGGATCTCCGGTGGCGGCGGCAGGGCCAGCGGTCGCGCAGGTAAGCTCTGCTGACGAGGAACTGCTGGCACTTCTGCAAAAGCTCAAGACGAACATCAAGATCATCGGCTGCGGGGGCGGTGGGACCAACACCATCAACCGCATCGCCCAGGAAGGCATCACCGGTGCCGAGCTGTACGCGGCCAATACCGATGCCCAGCATCTGCTGGCGATACAGGCGCCTCACAAGATACTCATGGGAAGGCGCTCCACCCGCGGGTTGGGGGCCGGCGCTCTCCCCAAGGTCGGGGAGGAGGCCGCCATGGAGGCCGAGGACGATATCCGCAAGAGCCTGGTGGAATCCCACATCGTGTTCGTCACCGCGGGCATGGGCGGCGGCACCGGGACCGGCTCCGCTCCTTACGTCGCCAAGATCGCCAAGGACATGGGCGCTCTCACTATCGCCGTCACCACCCTGCCCTTCAAGGGCGAGGGCAAGATGCGCATGGAGAACGCAGAGTGGGGCCTGGAGAGGCTCCGCAACGCTGCGGACACCGTCATCGTCATACCGAACGACAAGCTCCTGGAGCTTGTTCCGCGCCTGTCCATCAACGCCGCCTTCAAGGTGGCCGACGAGGTCCTCATGAGGGCCATCAAGGGCATCACCGAGCTTATCACCAAGCCCGGGCTGGTGAACCTTGACTTCAACGATGTGAAGACCATCATGAAGGGCGCCGGCGTGGCCATGATCGGCCTGGGCGAATCCAACGGTCAAACGGACGACCGCGCCACCGAGGCCATCGAGGATGCCCTGAACTCCCCGCTCCTGGACGTGGACGTCTCCAGCGCCTCCGGCGTACTGGTCAACGTCGTCGGCGGCGCCGACATGACCATCGCCGAGGCCCAGAAGGTGGCGGAGATCCTGCAGACGAAGGTGTCGGGCAGCGCCCGCATCATATGGGGCGCCGCGGTGGACCCCGCCATCGACCACAAGATCAGGGTGATGGTCGTGATCACCGGCGTCAAGTCCAAGCAGATCCTGGGCCGGGGCAACGACGGGCCTTCCCGGCTGAAGGACACCGACGTGGACTTCATAAAGTGA
- a CDS encoding TatD family hydrolase has translation MRPIFDNHMHLQPSGRGVGALLDFSKAGGTHAILCHMPYREVAISTGEDFSRSYDITLSLADRANAETGVKVFPAVGPYPVLLIGLTERFGMPRAVEVMREGMERAQKLVLERKAVAIGEIGRPHFPVPPEIWEASNGIMLYGMQLAKEAGCPVVLHTESGTPEVMLDLARIADRAGLDRGRAIKHYSPPLVLEEENHGLFPSVLASKPAVTEALSKGTRFVMETDFMDEPSRPGAVMDIKTVPKRTNAYLSSGQMSEDQAWAIHKENPERLYGITID, from the coding sequence ATGAGACCCATCTTCGACAACCACATGCACCTCCAGCCCTCCGGGAGGGGGGTGGGGGCCCTCCTCGACTTCTCCAAGGCCGGGGGGACGCACGCCATCCTGTGCCATATGCCGTACCGCGAGGTCGCCATATCCACGGGCGAGGACTTCTCCCGCTCCTATGATATCACCCTGTCCCTGGCCGACCGGGCCAACGCGGAAACGGGCGTGAAGGTCTTCCCCGCGGTGGGTCCGTACCCGGTGCTGCTCATCGGCCTGACGGAGCGTTTCGGCATGCCCCGGGCGGTCGAGGTCATGAGGGAGGGCATGGAAAGAGCGCAGAAGCTGGTGCTGGAGCGCAAGGCCGTAGCGATCGGTGAGATCGGGCGGCCCCATTTCCCCGTGCCCCCTGAGATATGGGAGGCGTCCAACGGCATCATGCTCTACGGCATGCAGCTGGCCAAGGAAGCGGGGTGCCCGGTGGTCCTTCACACCGAGAGCGGCACCCCCGAGGTCATGCTTGACCTCGCCAGGATCGCCGACCGGGCCGGCCTGGACCGGGGCAGGGCGATCAAGCACTACTCCCCACCGCTGGTCCTGGAGGAGGAGAACCACGGCCTGTTCCCTTCGGTGCTGGCTTCCAAGCCCGCCGTCACCGAGGCGCTGTCCAAGGGCACCCGCTTCGTGATGGAGACGGACTTCATGGACGAGCCGTCCCGCCCGGGGGCGGTGATGGACATCAAGACCGTGCCGAAGCGCACCAACGCATACCTGTCGTCAGGACAGATGTCCGAGGATCAGGCCTGGGCGATTCACAAGGAGAACCCCGAGAGGCTTTACGGCATCACTATCGACTAA
- a CDS encoding acylphosphatase yields the protein MTERAEARFYGKVQGVSFRAYTRRYAIAGRVHGWVRNEEDGSVSAVFEGERADIERVIHRLCSEHPYAKVDKCDVRWSAGAGEFDSFAIRR from the coding sequence ATGACAGAAAGGGCCGAGGCCAGATTCTACGGGAAGGTGCAGGGTGTCTCGTTCAGGGCGTACACCCGGAGGTACGCCATCGCCGGCAGGGTCCACGGGTGGGTGCGCAACGAGGAGGACGGCTCGGTGTCGGCGGTGTTCGAGGGCGAGCGCGCGGACATCGAGCGCGTCATCCACCGCTTGTGCAGCGAGCATCCTTACGCGAAGGTCGACAAGTGTGACGTCAGGTGGAGCGCGGGGGCCGGGGAGTTCGACTCGTTCGCCATACGACGTTAG
- the ftsZ gene encoding cell division protein FtsZ: MGEGTVEHYDTEEELRQECAQLKILVIGCGGGGCNSVNRLMNIGIRGVETVAINTDKSHLQTVNAHRRLLIGKDMTRGLGAGGLPDVGEACAENALDPLNTILRDVDLTFITAGMGGGTGTGVAPVVAKQAKRHGSLVISMATTPFEFERGGRMEAALRGIKKLNESSDMMLLLDNNRLLEMVNNLPMAQGLTVMDQLISEVIKGLVEAITVPSMVNLDFADLRTIMRHKGVSTILYGESTDPDGAVKDALSNPLLEVDYEGATGAMIHVTGGNKLTVKKVSRVLDGMSEQLDPDAQVIFGARVDPDCGDLIKVMAVITGIKEVPQRRGPRTKDEKKLDETLEELVGAAG; this comes from the coding sequence ATGGGGGAAGGGACGGTGGAGCACTATGACACAGAGGAGGAGCTGAGGCAAGAATGCGCCCAGCTGAAGATCCTGGTCATAGGGTGCGGCGGGGGAGGATGCAATAGCGTCAACCGCCTGATGAACATCGGCATCCGGGGAGTGGAAACGGTTGCCATCAACACCGACAAGAGCCACCTTCAGACCGTCAACGCCCACCGCCGCCTGCTCATCGGCAAGGACATGACCAGGGGGCTCGGCGCGGGGGGCCTGCCCGATGTGGGAGAGGCCTGCGCGGAGAACGCCCTGGACCCCCTCAACACCATACTGAGGGACGTGGACCTGACCTTCATCACCGCCGGCATGGGCGGAGGGACCGGGACCGGGGTGGCGCCGGTGGTCGCCAAACAGGCCAAGCGCCACGGCTCCCTGGTGATATCCATGGCCACCACCCCCTTTGAGTTCGAGAGGGGCGGGAGGATGGAGGCGGCCCTGAGGGGCATCAAGAAGCTGAACGAGAGCTCCGACATGATGCTCCTGCTGGACAACAACCGCCTCCTGGAGATGGTCAACAACCTGCCCATGGCCCAGGGCCTCACGGTGATGGACCAGCTCATCTCCGAGGTCATCAAGGGGCTGGTGGAGGCGATAACGGTGCCCTCGATGGTGAACCTGGACTTCGCGGACCTCCGCACCATCATGCGGCACAAGGGGGTGTCGACGATCCTGTACGGCGAGAGCACCGACCCCGACGGGGCGGTGAAGGACGCCCTCAGCAACCCACTGCTGGAGGTGGACTACGAGGGTGCCACCGGCGCCATGATCCACGTCACCGGGGGCAACAAGCTCACCGTCAAGAAGGTGTCGAGAGTGCTGGACGGCATGAGCGAGCAGCTCGACCCCGACGCCCAGGTCATATTCGGGGCCAGGGTCGATCCCGACTGCGGGGACCTCATCAAGGTCATGGCCGTCATCACCGGCATCAAGGAGGTGCCGCAGCGGCGGGGGCCGAGGACCAAGGACGAGAAGAAGCTGGACGAGACCCTGGAAGAGCTGGTGGGAGCGGCCGGCTGA